One window of Papaver somniferum cultivar HN1 chromosome 9, ASM357369v1, whole genome shotgun sequence genomic DNA carries:
- the LOC113312227 gene encoding uncharacterized protein LOC113312227: MTQEAMAKFFEINYKVVKQNNYDFMASPYTPEVVDYQYPENYTSPKFKVYDGQGNAREHLNRLIVSMNDRASDGKLCLREFPKSLTEAAFSWYDNLKPGSIISWTDLSTHFLRNFYSAKRKVTTIDLSKCNQRLGEDIGKYITWFRHFALDCHEDVKEDALVEICVRGMIPCFKKSLVNFRFPTFVEMEEAAARIADCVEESNSDYVWRSAVNTVSTTPRNTCANNNPEGWGAQTNQSYKDQPLPPPLPCSKEQIIVLLQQWVTNKEIQLPPTRTDPNDIHKSNSRYCHFHRRVQHPTVDCYNLRRMFQKKLEVGEIEMGDSEGGKETQNQVMMLSHDHSGDECQPWEEKDEETCEVAIEGHAFTNTDGVASKFAGTVLAQQFFDSLGFSEDQSREAAKAIAAISAGKPYDSLPKEVIVFTDEDICYPGEHLRPLYLTVYINKFPLKRAFVDGGISLNLISTYTRLSWTTTVGN; this comes from the coding sequence ATGACGCAGGAGGCGATGGCCAAGTTTTTCGAGATAAACTACAAAGTGGTAAAACAGAATAATTACGATTTTATGGCAAGCCCGTACACCCCTGAGGTCGTGGATTATCAATATCCAGAGAATTATACTTCACCAAAGTTCAAAGTGTATGATGGACAAGGGAACGCGCGAGAACATCTTAACCGATTAATCGTTTCTATGAACGATCGAGCCTCTGATGGGAAATTATGCCTAAGGGAGTTCCCGAAGTCGTTGACTGAGGCGGCCTTCTCTTGGTATGATAACCTAAAGCCCGGAAGCATCATCTCATGGACAGACCTGTCCACACACTTCCTCAGAAATTTTTACTCCGCAAAAAGGAAAGTCACGACCATCGACTTGAGTAAATGTAACCAGCGGTTAGGGGAAGACATAGGGAAGTATATCACTTGGTTTCGTCATTTCGCGCTGGATTGCCATGAGGACGTTAAAGAAGATGCACTAGTGGAGATATGCGTACGCGGAATGATACCATGCTTCAAGAAAAGCCTAGTGAACTTCCGATTCCCAACCTTCGTCGAGATGGAAGAAGCGGCAGCAAGAATTGCCGACTGTGTTGAAGAGAGCAACTCGGATTATGTCTGGCGCAGCGCAGTCAACACTGTCTCAACAACACCAAGGAACACCTGCGCAAACAACAACCCAGAAGGCTGGGGCGCGCAAACAAATCAGTCATATAAGGATCAACCGCTTCCTCCCCCATTGCCTTGTAGTAAAGAGCAGATCATCGTGCTCTTACAGCAGTGGGTAACGAATAAAGAAATTCAGTTGCCTCCAACAAGGACGGATCCCAACGATATCCATAAGAGCAATTCCAGGTACTGTCACTTCCATCGCAGAGTACAACATCCCACGGTCGACTGCTATAACctaagaagaatgtttcagaagaaACTGGAAGTGGGCGAAATCGAAATGGGAGATTCCGAGGGAGgaaaagaaactcaaaatcaGGTAATGATGCTTTCTCATGATCACAGCGGAGACGAATGTCAACCTTGGGAAGaaaaggatgaagaaacatgcgaGGTCGCGATAGAAGGCCACGCATTTACAAATACAGACGGCGTCGCTAGCAAATTCGCGGGTACAGTGTTGGCCCAACAGTTTTTTGACTCGCTAGGTTTTAGCGAGGATCAAAGCAGGGAAGCGGCCAAAGCTATTGCAGCAATTTCGGCAGGAAAGCCTTATGATTCCCTCCCAAAAGAAGTTATTGTATTCACAGACGAGGATATTTGCTATCCGGGAGAGCACCTTAGACCCTTATATTTGACTGTGTATATTAATAAGTTTCCTTTGAAGAGGGCCTTCGTAGATGGGGGCATATCTTTAAATCTAATCTCTACATACACTAGACTTTCTTGGACTACAACAGTCGGCAATTAA